From one Triticum urartu cultivar G1812 chromosome 3, Tu2.1, whole genome shotgun sequence genomic stretch:
- the LOC125544782 gene encoding interactor of constitutive active ROPs 1-like, which produces MPRSRGSELPQRASPRAPLHLKTTASSEANGAHHRLLVDRSSPKVADRHSPRSPLPEKKRAGTRVAELETKLGKVQDELKKLREQLVSAEAAKKDAQVALEEAKKHVGAKGSPKPPASPPSPAPLPVQDEKKTEEVKIVEEPAAEEAEEEESSINSPATDVFEVVPTESGDKENQSALVAEDSEEVSCGDKAALADAEEDVEVEETKTMIEEDKKDSAAAIEGGEKENPEVVELKAQLMAKEMEVAVLTADNAELKKQADEAAAAVKRADEEAVAKAFLIEQELKENAAREARMGEQLRASEAAREALDAEMRRLRVQTEQWRKAAEAAAAVIGGDAHLVGHHGLAGNGSNGWGSPATMPDDGDDEGFGSKRKGAGIRMLGDLWKKKGSK; this is translated from the exons ATGCCGAGATCCAG GGGGTCCGAGCTGCCGCAGCGGGCGTCGCCGCGCGCGCCGCTGCACCTCAAGACCACCGCCTCCTCCGAGGCCAATGGCGCGCACCACCGCCTCCTCGTCGACCGCAGCAGCCCCAAGGTCGCCGACCGCCACTCGCCCCGCAGCCCGCTGCCCGAG AAGAAGCGCGCGGGCACTCGGGTGGCGGAGCTGGAGACCAAGCTGGGGAAGGTGCAGGACGAGCTCAAGAAGCTGCGGGAGCAGCTCGTCTCCGcggaggccgccaagaaggacgCGCAGGTCGCGCTCGAGGAGGCCAAGAAGCACGTCGGCGCCAAGGGGAGCCCCAAGCCGCCGGCGTCTCCTCCCTCCCCCGCCCCTCTACCGGTCCAAGACGAGAAGAAAACCGAGGAGGTGAAGATCGTTGAAGAACCGGCGGCCGAGGaagcggaggaggaggagagcaGCATAAACTCCCCGGCGACCGATGTGTTCGAGGTCGTCCCGACCGAGTCGGGCGACAAGGAGAACCAGAGCGCGCTCGTCGCCGAGGACAGCGAGGAGGTGAGCTGTGGAGACAAGGCGGCACTGGCCGATGCCGAGGAGGATGTGGAAGTGGAGGAGACCAAGACCATGATTGAGGAGGACAAGAAGGACTCCGCGGCCGCCATTGAAGGCGGCGAAAAGGAGAACCCGGAGGTCGTGGAGCTCAAGGCCCAGCTGATGGCCAAGGAGATGGAAGTCGCCGTGCTCACGGCCGACAATGCGGAGCTCAAGAAGCAGGCCGACGAGGCCGCGGCGGCGGTCAAGAGGGCTGACGAGGAGGCTGTGGCCAAGGCTTTCCTCATCGAGCAGGAGCTCAAGGAGAACGCGGCGCGGGAGGCCCGGATGGGCGAGCAGCTGAGGGCGTCCGAGGCCGCGCGCGAGGCGCTGGACGCCGAGATGCGGCGCCTGCGCGTGCAGACCGAGCAGTGGCGCAAGGCGGCCGAGGCGGCCGCCGCGGTGATCGGCGGGGACGCGCACCTCGTCGGTCACCATGGCCTCGCCGGCAATGGAAGCAACGGGTGGGGGTCCCCGGCGACGATGCCGGACGACGGCGACGACGAGGGGTTCGGCAGCAAGCGGAAGGGCGCCGGCATCCGGATGCTCGGCGACCTGTGGAAGAAGAAGGGCAGCAAGTGA